Proteins found in one Nitrospirota bacterium genomic segment:
- the era gene encoding GTPase Era: protein MKSGTVAIVGRPNVGKSTLLNALLKEKIAIVSDKPQTTRTRVLGVVHLPDAQVALLDTPGLHKPQHRLNRRMVRTALETMKEVDLLYVMVEATSPPGPGDRFVIQQAREAVEKSGTPTFLLINKVDLVSKTRILPLIEAYRRMLDWAEVVPLSAKDGVNVDRLLELTVKVLPEGEALYGEDVVTDQPMRQLAAEIIREKILHKTREEVPYSVAVVIEQFTEEDRLARIKAAILVEKESQKAIVIGRQGERLKEIGTKARLDMERLFGTKVFLELWVKVQEAWREDEQALTEMGY from the coding sequence ATGAAATCGGGGACGGTAGCCATCGTCGGGCGGCCGAACGTCGGGAAGTCCACGCTCCTGAACGCGCTGCTCAAGGAGAAGATCGCCATCGTCTCGGACAAGCCCCAGACGACGCGCACCAGAGTCCTCGGCGTCGTCCATCTGCCTGACGCTCAGGTCGCGCTCCTCGACACCCCCGGCCTGCACAAGCCGCAGCACCGGCTCAACCGCCGGATGGTCCGCACCGCTTTGGAGACGATGAAGGAAGTGGACCTGTTGTACGTCATGGTGGAAGCCACCAGTCCGCCAGGCCCGGGAGACCGGTTCGTGATCCAGCAGGCCCGCGAAGCGGTCGAAAAGTCCGGGACGCCGACGTTCCTGCTGATCAACAAGGTGGATCTCGTGAGCAAGACCCGAATCCTGCCGCTGATCGAAGCCTACCGCCGGATGCTGGACTGGGCCGAGGTCGTGCCGCTTTCGGCCAAGGACGGCGTGAACGTGGACCGGCTCCTGGAGCTGACCGTCAAGGTCTTGCCGGAGGGAGAGGCGCTCTACGGAGAGGACGTGGTGACCGACCAGCCGATGCGCCAACTGGCCGCCGAGATCATCCGGGAAAAGATCCTCCACAAGACCCGCGAGGAGGTGCCCTATTCGGTGGCGGTGGTGATCGAGCAGTTCACGGAGGAAGACCGGCTCGCGCGCATCAAGGCGGCCATTCTGGTCGAGAAGGAGTCGCAGAAGGCGATCGTCATCGGCAGACAGGGGGAACGGTTGAAGGAGATCGGCACCAAGGCCAGGCTGGACATGGAACGGCTCTTCGGGACGAAGGTGTTCCTGGAGCTCTGGGTCAAGGTGCAGGAAGCCTGGCGGGAAGACGAGCAGGCCCTGACGGAGATGGGCTACT
- the gatB gene encoding Asp-tRNA(Asn)/Glu-tRNA(Gln) amidotransferase subunit GatB: MTQAYEPVIGLEVHAQLLTKSKMFCACGTEFGLPANQQTCPVCLGMPGTLPVVNRKAVEMAVRTGLALNCAIRSKNRFARKNYFYPDLPKGYQISQYEAPICEHGWLEVQVGPGETRKRIRIRRAHLEEDAGKNVHDAGAARSLVDLNRAGTPLLEIVTEPDMHSPDEVVAYLKALRDILMYLGVCDGNMEQGSLRCEPNLSLRPLGQQAYGTKVELKNINSFKFVKDALEYEIKRQTKVLSEGGTIQQETRLWDTEKGVTATMRSKEEAHDYRYFPDPDLVPLSLADEWIEDLRATLPELPAARLKRFVTDYGLPEYDAGILTSSRPLADYFEVCVKLFNQPKTVSNWVMGELLRELNNAGVTAEASSVSPEGLASLLRLVEQGTISLKVAREIFPEVYASGKPPEQIVRDKGLTQVSDEGALEKLVDEVMAKNPAQVAQYRSGKEAVFGFFVGQVMKASGGKANPGKVNELLKRKLTG; the protein is encoded by the coding sequence GTGACCCAGGCCTACGAGCCGGTCATCGGGCTGGAAGTCCACGCGCAGTTGCTCACGAAGTCCAAGATGTTCTGCGCGTGCGGGACGGAGTTCGGCCTGCCGGCCAACCAGCAGACCTGCCCGGTCTGCCTGGGAATGCCGGGCACGCTGCCGGTCGTCAACCGGAAGGCCGTCGAGATGGCCGTCCGGACCGGCCTCGCGCTGAACTGCGCGATCCGGTCGAAGAACCGGTTCGCGCGCAAGAATTACTTTTATCCCGACCTGCCCAAGGGCTATCAGATCTCCCAGTACGAGGCGCCGATCTGCGAGCACGGCTGGCTGGAGGTGCAGGTCGGGCCAGGAGAGACGCGGAAGCGGATCCGCATCCGGCGCGCGCACCTGGAGGAGGACGCGGGCAAGAACGTCCACGACGCCGGCGCGGCACGAAGCCTGGTGGATTTGAATCGAGCCGGCACCCCGCTGCTCGAGATCGTGACCGAGCCGGACATGCATTCGCCCGACGAGGTCGTGGCCTACCTCAAGGCCCTGCGCGACATCCTCATGTACCTGGGCGTGTGCGACGGGAACATGGAGCAGGGCAGCCTCCGCTGCGAGCCAAACCTCTCGCTCCGGCCGCTCGGCCAACAGGCTTACGGCACCAAGGTGGAGCTCAAGAACATCAACTCGTTCAAGTTCGTCAAGGACGCGCTGGAGTACGAGATCAAGCGGCAGACCAAGGTGCTCAGCGAGGGCGGCACGATCCAGCAGGAGACGAGGCTGTGGGACACCGAGAAGGGCGTGACGGCTACGATGAGGAGCAAGGAGGAGGCCCACGACTACCGGTACTTCCCTGACCCCGACCTCGTGCCGCTGAGCCTCGCCGACGAGTGGATCGAGGACCTGCGCGCGACCCTGCCGGAACTGCCGGCCGCCAGGCTGAAGCGGTTCGTCACGGACTATGGGCTGCCCGAGTACGATGCGGGAATCCTCACGTCGTCCAGGCCTCTGGCGGACTATTTCGAGGTCTGCGTGAAGCTCTTCAATCAGCCCAAGACCGTCAGCAACTGGGTGATGGGGGAACTGCTTCGGGAATTGAACAACGCTGGCGTCACGGCCGAGGCCTCGTCGGTCAGTCCGGAGGGGTTGGCGAGCCTGCTGCGGCTGGTGGAGCAGGGGACGATCAGCCTGAAGGTGGCGCGGGAGATCTTTCCGGAGGTTTACGCGAGCGGCAAGCCGCCGGAGCAGATCGTCCGAGACAAAGGCCTGACGCAGGTCTCGGACGAGGGGGCGCTGGAAAAGCTCGTTGACGAGGTCATGGCCAAGAATCCCGCGCAGGTGGCCCAGTACCGGAGCGGCAAGGAGGCGGTCTTCGGGTTCTTCGTCGGGCAGGTGATGAAGGCCTCGGGCGGAAAGGCGAATCCGGGGAAGGTGAACGAGTTGCTGAAAAGGAAGTTGACGGGATGA
- a CDS encoding septum formation initiator family protein translates to MTRRLGTVVALGAAAILLGSFFLSEMGLPKYLEMRERAQQLGQEIRELERANAQLRTEIARLQQDPARIEELARERLGFVRKGETVYQVVEEKSK, encoded by the coding sequence ATGACACGCCGGCTCGGCACGGTGGTCGCTCTCGGAGCAGCGGCGATCCTGCTCGGTTCGTTTTTCCTGAGCGAGATGGGACTGCCGAAGTACCTGGAGATGCGCGAACGTGCCCAGCAATTGGGGCAGGAGATCCGGGAGCTTGAACGGGCCAACGCCCAGCTCCGGACGGAGATCGCCCGCCTTCAGCAGGATCCGGCCAGGATCGAGGAGCTGGCCCGCGAACGGCTCGGGTTCGTCAGGAAGGGCGAGACCGTGTACCAAGTCGTAGAAGAAAAGAGCAAATAG
- a CDS encoding YtxH domain-containing protein has translation MGDDRGFSPGAVGLAFLTGALVGAAVALLFAPQAGRETREQLRGYARRAEENLQELAGQAGEAFDRAVDKGREFVQQKKSVLTEAFEAGREAMRRERDRLSGEKQA, from the coding sequence ATGGGGGATGATCGGGGGTTTTCACCGGGGGCCGTGGGGCTGGCGTTCCTGACCGGAGCGCTGGTGGGAGCGGCGGTCGCGCTCCTGTTCGCGCCGCAAGCGGGGCGCGAGACGCGGGAGCAGTTGCGGGGCTACGCCCGCCGGGCCGAGGAGAACCTGCAGGAGCTGGCCGGTCAGGCCGGCGAGGCGTTTGACCGGGCGGTGGACAAGGGCCGCGAGTTCGTCCAGCAGAAGAAGTCCGTCCTGACGGAAGCCTTCGAAGCGGGCCGCGAGGCCATGCGACGCGAGCGCGATCGGCTGAGCGGGGAAAAGCAGGCGTGA
- the gatA gene encoding Asp-tRNA(Asn)/Glu-tRNA(Gln) amidotransferase subunit GatA, translated as MSLHKLTLRELQDRFTKGEVSARDIVCAYGLRIRQTEPKVRAYITLTQDAALAQAEALDQRLKAWRKTVPMMGMPLAVKDNICTEGVRTTCASRILGDFVPPYDATVIARLRERGYLLLGKTNLDEFAMGSSTENSAFGPSRNPWGLSLVPGGSSGGSAAAVAADACVAALGSDTGGSIRQPAAFCGVVGLKPTYGRVSRYGLVAFASSLDQIGPITKEVADAAILMNVLAGHDPMDATSADLPVPDYTRALKKEDLKKLKVGVPREFFTEGLDPEVERAVMAAVEELKALGGEVKDISLPMTDAAVATYYLIATAEASSNLARYDGVRYGLRSKQTRTLLELYTKTRQEGFGPEVKRRIMLGTYALSAGYYDAYYGKAQAVRTLIRRDFEAAFREVDLIVTPVTPTPAFKLGEKIEDPLQMYLSDIYTISVNLAGNPAISVPCGFSQAGLPIGLQLIGRPFEEETLLRGAHAYEQATNWHARRPAIR; from the coding sequence ATGTCGCTTCACAAGCTGACGCTCCGCGAGCTCCAGGACAGGTTCACCAAGGGGGAGGTCTCGGCCCGCGACATCGTCTGCGCCTACGGCCTGCGGATCAGGCAGACGGAGCCCAAGGTCCGGGCGTACATCACGCTGACCCAGGATGCCGCCCTGGCTCAGGCCGAGGCGCTGGACCAGCGGCTCAAGGCCTGGCGCAAGACCGTGCCGATGATGGGCATGCCGCTTGCGGTCAAGGACAACATCTGCACGGAGGGGGTTCGGACCACCTGCGCCTCGCGCATCCTGGGCGATTTCGTCCCCCCGTACGATGCAACCGTGATCGCGCGGCTGCGCGAGCGGGGCTACCTGCTCCTCGGCAAGACCAACCTGGACGAGTTCGCGATGGGCTCCTCGACGGAGAACTCGGCCTTCGGCCCCAGCCGCAACCCGTGGGGCTTGAGCCTGGTGCCTGGCGGGTCCAGCGGCGGGTCGGCCGCCGCGGTGGCCGCGGACGCATGTGTGGCGGCCCTGGGATCCGACACGGGCGGGTCCATCCGCCAGCCGGCCGCCTTCTGCGGGGTGGTCGGGCTCAAGCCGACCTACGGCCGCGTCTCGCGCTACGGGCTGGTCGCCTTCGCCTCTTCGCTGGATCAGATCGGGCCGATCACGAAGGAGGTGGCCGACGCGGCGATCCTGATGAACGTGCTCGCCGGGCACGATCCGATGGATGCCACCTCCGCCGACCTCCCGGTTCCCGACTACACCAGGGCGTTGAAGAAGGAGGACTTGAAGAAGCTGAAGGTGGGCGTCCCGCGCGAATTTTTCACCGAGGGGCTGGACCCGGAGGTCGAGCGGGCGGTGATGGCGGCGGTGGAGGAGCTCAAGGCCCTCGGCGGGGAGGTTAAAGACATCAGCCTGCCCATGACGGACGCGGCGGTCGCGACCTACTATCTGATCGCCACGGCCGAAGCCAGCTCGAACCTGGCCCGCTACGACGGGGTGAGGTACGGCCTGCGATCCAAGCAGACCAGAACCCTGCTGGAGCTGTACACGAAGACCAGGCAGGAGGGGTTCGGGCCGGAGGTGAAGCGGCGCATCATGCTGGGCACCTACGCCCTCAGCGCCGGCTACTACGACGCCTACTACGGAAAGGCCCAGGCGGTGCGCACCCTGATCCGGCGGGATTTCGAGGCGGCGTTCCGAGAGGTGGACCTGATCGTGACGCCGGTGACGCCGACCCCCGCCTTCAAGCTCGGGGAAAAAATCGAGGATCCGCTCCAGATGTACCTCTCGGACATCTACACGATCTCAGTGAACCTGGCTGGCAATCCGGCCATCTCGGTGCCCTGCGGGTTCAGCCAGGCCGGGCTCCCGATCGGTCTGCAGCTCATCGGGCGTCCGTTCGAGGAGGAGACGCTCCTGCGCGGGGCCCATGCGTACGAGCAGGCCACCAATTGGCATGCGAGGAGGCCGGCGATCCGGTAA
- the eno gene encoding phosphopyruvate hydratase: protein MSAIREIKARQILDSRGNPTIEVDVRLESGAWGRAAVPSGASTGEKEAIELRDGDKKRWMGKGVSKAVANVSKGLAPRVLGMEALDQAAVDRAMVELDGTKNKGRLGANAILGVSLATARAAAAETGQPLYRYLGGANARVLPVPLMNIINGGAHADNRLDLQEFMIVPIGAKQFSEALRMATEVFHTLKALLKKRGLNTAVGDEGGFAPDLESNEEALSLIVEAVETAGYRPGRDVALALDPAASEFYEKGRYRLEAEKQQDRSSEEMITYYARLVDRYPILSIEDGLSELDWKGWRMLTERLGNRVQLVGDDIFVTNVEIFAEGIKQGIGNSILIKLNQIGTLTETLEAIELAKRSGYTAVVSHRSGETEDTTIADVAVALNTGLIKTGSLSRTDRVAKYNQLLRIEEELGAEAVYPGQAALAKGARSQ, encoded by the coding sequence ATGAGCGCAATTCGGGAGATCAAGGCGAGGCAGATTCTGGATTCGAGGGGGAACCCCACCATCGAGGTGGACGTGCGGCTGGAGAGCGGGGCGTGGGGGCGGGCGGCGGTGCCGTCCGGCGCGTCCACCGGTGAAAAGGAAGCGATCGAGCTGCGCGACGGGGACAAGAAACGCTGGATGGGCAAGGGAGTCTCCAAGGCGGTCGCCAACGTCAGCAAGGGGCTCGCGCCGCGGGTCCTCGGCATGGAGGCGTTGGACCAGGCGGCGGTGGACCGGGCGATGGTCGAGCTGGACGGGACGAAGAACAAGGGCCGGCTCGGCGCGAACGCGATCCTGGGCGTGTCCCTGGCGACGGCGCGCGCCGCCGCGGCGGAGACCGGCCAGCCCTTGTACCGCTACCTGGGGGGCGCGAACGCGCGGGTCCTGCCGGTCCCCCTGATGAACATCATCAACGGCGGCGCGCACGCCGACAACCGCCTGGACCTCCAGGAGTTCATGATCGTGCCGATCGGGGCCAAGCAGTTCAGCGAGGCGCTGCGCATGGCCACCGAGGTGTTCCACACGCTGAAGGCCCTGCTGAAGAAGCGGGGCCTCAACACGGCGGTCGGGGACGAAGGCGGGTTCGCACCCGATCTGGAATCCAACGAGGAGGCCCTCAGCCTGATCGTCGAGGCCGTAGAGACGGCCGGCTACCGACCGGGCCGGGACGTCGCCCTCGCGCTGGACCCGGCGGCCAGCGAGTTCTACGAGAAGGGTCGCTACCGGCTGGAGGCCGAGAAACAGCAAGACCGATCCTCCGAGGAGATGATCACGTATTACGCGCGGCTGGTGGACCGGTATCCGATCCTTTCGATCGAGGACGGGCTGAGCGAGCTGGACTGGAAGGGCTGGCGCATGCTGACCGAGCGGCTGGGCAACCGGGTCCAGCTCGTCGGCGACGACATCTTCGTGACCAACGTCGAGATCTTCGCCGAGGGGATCAAGCAGGGGATCGGCAACTCCATCCTGATCAAACTGAACCAAATCGGGACCCTGACCGAAACGCTGGAGGCCATCGAGCTGGCCAAGCGCTCCGGATACACGGCGGTCGTGTCCCATCGGTCCGGCGAGACGGAAGACACGACGATCGCGGACGTGGCCGTGGCCCTGAACACGGGGCTCATCAAGACCGGCTCCCTGTCGCGGACCGACCGGGTGGCCAAGTACAACCAGCTCCTGCGGATCGAGGAGGAGCTGGGCGCCGAGGCCGTGTATCCGGGGCAGGCCGCCCTTGCGAAGGGCGCCCGGTCGCAGTAA
- a CDS encoding DUF948 domain-containing protein, whose translation MAFIEIAVLLIAIAFAVLVGFLVPALIEVKKTVAESHQLLARMNADLPSLIKEMRETTENMNTVAGMVKDGMAHASVLLHAVGDIGETVQEVHDTVRGQSGRLLVNLASVVAGFKAASAVVKERMHNEGGESNGG comes from the coding sequence ATGGCATTCATCGAGATCGCGGTCCTCTTGATCGCCATCGCCTTTGCCGTGTTGGTCGGGTTTCTGGTTCCCGCGCTGATCGAGGTCAAGAAAACGGTGGCCGAGTCGCATCAATTGCTGGCGCGGATGAACGCCGATCTTCCGTCGCTGATCAAGGAGATGCGGGAAACGACGGAGAACATGAACACGGTGGCCGGGATGGTGAAGGATGGGATGGCCCATGCGTCGGTGCTCCTGCACGCCGTCGGCGACATCGGCGAAACGGTGCAGGAGGTCCACGACACCGTGCGCGGCCAGAGCGGGAGGCTGCTCGTGAACCTGGCCAGCGTCGTGGCCGGGTTCAAAGCGGCCTCGGCGGTGGTGAAAGAACGGATGCACAATGAAGGAGGGGAGTCCAATGGGGGATGA
- a CDS encoding DUF6340 family protein, whose product MSAAQLAVGFAVLAMVNGVAACATQQLSFTVLAPAEVNLKSQGVRSLAVSDFTGPEQSGRKVAELFTADLAQGKHFKLVEREKLLAMEREQALGMIGVVDERMAAKAGKLLGVDALVVGNVSAFSVEDKPYTRTVMKQRRTGQYRTECRGNDCSKVEITEEVAVQEQHHVRNGTVSIAYRVIKAETGEVLAGRQETGSYHYDSGAGSGRELGREEVLSTLAQEVVAKLAADIQPHAVQVNREFENGGWLFGDPAVKQGIEYIRANRLDDGIQHWEAVVKENPVNGSAWYNLGLAYEMAGHFEKAEKAYRTAEGIDPKPRYIQAVSDLHREVERRKKLEEQTK is encoded by the coding sequence ATGAGTGCCGCGCAGCTTGCCGTCGGCTTCGCCGTGCTCGCGATGGTGAACGGCGTCGCTGCCTGCGCGACCCAGCAGTTGAGCTTTACCGTGCTGGCGCCGGCCGAGGTGAATCTGAAAAGTCAGGGAGTGCGCTCCCTGGCCGTTTCGGACTTCACCGGGCCAGAGCAATCGGGGAGAAAAGTGGCCGAACTCTTTACCGCCGACCTTGCCCAAGGGAAGCACTTCAAGCTCGTTGAGCGAGAAAAACTGCTGGCGATGGAGAGGGAGCAAGCCCTGGGCATGATCGGGGTGGTTGATGAACGGATGGCGGCCAAGGCCGGGAAGCTTTTGGGGGTTGATGCGTTGGTCGTGGGGAACGTTTCGGCCTTTTCGGTGGAAGACAAGCCGTATACCAGGACGGTCATGAAGCAGAGGAGGACCGGACAGTATCGAACGGAATGCCGCGGGAACGATTGTTCCAAGGTCGAGATCACGGAAGAAGTGGCCGTTCAGGAGCAACATCACGTTCGCAACGGGACGGTCAGCATCGCCTATCGGGTCATCAAAGCTGAAACGGGGGAAGTGCTGGCTGGGCGGCAGGAGACGGGAAGCTACCATTACGATTCCGGAGCCGGCTCCGGGAGAGAGCTTGGCCGGGAAGAGGTTCTGAGCACGTTGGCCCAGGAAGTGGTGGCCAAGTTGGCCGCCGACATCCAGCCGCACGCTGTCCAGGTCAATCGAGAATTTGAGAACGGCGGATGGCTCTTCGGCGATCCAGCCGTCAAACAGGGAATCGAGTATATCAGGGCAAACAGGCTGGACGACGGCATTCAGCACTGGGAAGCCGTGGTGAAGGAAAACCCCGTGAACGGCTCGGCCTGGTACAACCTTGGGCTTGCCTATGAGATGGCGGGGCATTTCGAGAAGGCGGAGAAGGCTTATCGGACCGCCGAGGGGATTGATCCGAAACCGAGGTACATCCAGGCTGTGTCAGATCTGCACAGGGAAGTCGAGCGGCGGAAGAAGCTGGAGGAGCAGACGAAGTGA